In the genome of Triticum urartu cultivar G1812 chromosome 5, Tu2.1, whole genome shotgun sequence, one region contains:
- the LOC125511615 gene encoding PRA1 family protein B2-like, with the protein MSADGPGAVRRALDRAGASLRTGRRALARFAPRPSAFAPAPDAEAAAVRAVRNLRTFRVHYAVIQWALLLASLAPRHRASMLFLMAASKGLLLYGGLLRAFPNSALLRRLLDRRLVAAVFVVLVVADLAAADAIPNLLFALAAGAPVVVLHAAFRVRDDLEPVASADSAGGEEATGVVVEKKEDGDMETGPTRRSATAATKS; encoded by the coding sequence ATGTCCGCCGACGGCCCCGGCGCGGTCCGCCGCGCGCTGGACAGGGCCGGCGCGAGCCTCCGCACCGGCCGCCGCGCGCTCGCCCGCTTCGCGCCCCGCCCCTCGGCCTTCGCCCCGGCGCCCGACGCCGAGGCCGCGGCGGTCCGCGCCGTGCGCAACCTCCGCACCTTCCGCGTCCACTACGCCGTGATCCAGTGGGCGCTGCTGCTCGCCTCCCTCGCCCCCCGCCACCGCGCCTCCATGCTCTTCCTCATGGCCGCCTCCAAGGGCCTGCTCCTCTACGGGGGCCTCCTCCGGGCCTTCCCCAACTCcgcgctcctccgccgcctcctcgaccgccgcctcgtcgccgccGTCTTCGTGGTCCTCGTCGTCGCCGACCTCGCGGCGGCTGATGCCATACCCAACCTCCTCTTCGCGCTCGCCGCCGGGGCCCCCGTCGTCGTGCTCCACGCCGCGTTCCGCGTCCGCGACGACCTCGAGCCCGTCGCCTCCGCCGACAGCGCCGGAGGGGAGGAGGCCACGGGGGTGGTGGTGGAGAAGAAGGAGGACGGCGACATGGAGACGGGGCCGACGCGCCGCTCCGCCACGGCCGCCACCAA